The Chitinimonas arctica region GGCGCAATTTGTCCGGCAGCACCCGTTCGAGCTTGGACAAGGCGCTCTCGCCCGCCGGCGCATGGCTGGCCAAGCCCAGGCTGCGCGAAGCCACCAGGCCCAAGGCAAGCGCCAGGGCCTCGTCATTGGTAAATAGCATGGGCGGTAGCTTGAAGCCCTGCATCAACCGGTAGCCGCCGTCACGGCCCCGTTCGGTCAGAACCGGAATACCCAGCGCCTCCAAAGCCAGGATGTAGCGCCGCAAGGTGCGCGGATCGACCTCGAGCCGGCGCGCCAACTCGGCGCCACTGATCAGGCCATGGTTCTGCAATAGTTCGAGTAGCGCCAGGACGCGGGTGGTGGGACTAGCCATACGGACCATCTTATCCGCAATCAGGACAGGTTCTGTCCTAATTAAGCTTTAATCTTTGCAACAGAAAAACGACCTGACGAAAGGGAAAACCATGGCATCCACCTTCATCCGCCCACCCGCTTCCACATGGAGGTCCACCCCATGAGCGACACGACCAATCTCTGGCTGTATTTCCTGATGGTCTTCGGCGTCATTATCCTGCCGGGCATGGATATGGCCTTTGTCATGGGCAGCAGCCTGACGGGCGGACGACGGGCGGGTCTGGCGGCGGTGGCCGGTACCGTGGTCGGCGGGGTATGCCATATGATCATTGCGGCGACCGGCATCAGCGTGGTGCTCAAGCTGATGCCGGGCGCCCTGCTCGCCATGCTCTTGATCGGCGGCGGCTATATCGGCTGGATAGGCTGGTCGCTAATGCGCGTCAGCAGTTTGACGGGACCGACGCTGGCCAACGGCGGCCATACCGTCTCGCAAAGCTTCTTTCGTGCGTTGGCAACATGCATGCTGAACCCGAAGGCCTATATCTTCATGCTGGCGGTCTTTCCCCAATTCATCCACGCGGAACGCGGTTCCATCTGGGCCCAGGCCGGCGTGCTGAGCCTGATTACGGCGTGCACGCAAATCGGCGTGTATGGCGCCTTGGCCCTGGTGGCGGCGCAGGCACAGACGGCGCTGACGGAACGTCCACGGGCGAATGCGTGGATGGCGAAGGGGGTGGGGTTGGTATTGATGGTGGCGGCGGTGTTGACGCTTTATAGCGGTTTGGTGGGGCTGGTTTGAAGTACGACAACTCAGCCGCCACATGCTGCAATACGAATATTGGCCAGCGCGAATTGAAAGAACAATCGATGCATGGAGTTGTATATGTATATGAATCGAATCACATCAAACCCTGCCGTGATGATGGGCAAACCCGTGATCGACGGCACACGTATCACCGTGGAAAACATCTTGGACCGTCTGGCAGCCGGCGAAAGTATCGAGCAGGTATGCGAAGCCTTGCCACGAGTCCAACTCGATGATGTGCGTGCTGCGCTGGACTTCGCCTCAGGGCTTGATCCATATCAGCGCGACGGTAGCCGAAGCTGGGCTCAATTGGCGCAGTATATGAACGGGAAGGAGATCCGACTATGAGTCGTGGACTGATGAACAAGCTGGCCAACATGCCCACCACCGATAAGGAAGCGGTAAAAGCCTCTCTGTGCAGACCC contains the following coding sequences:
- a CDS encoding LysE family translocator, producing MSDTTNLWLYFLMVFGVIILPGMDMAFVMGSSLTGGRRAGLAAVAGTVVGGVCHMIIAATGISVVLKLMPGALLAMLLIGGGYIGWIGWSLMRVSSLTGPTLANGGHTVSQSFFRALATCMLNPKAYIFMLAVFPQFIHAERGSIWAQAGVLSLITACTQIGVYGALALVAAQAQTALTERPRANAWMAKGVGLVLMVAAVLTLYSGLVGLV
- a CDS encoding DUF433 domain-containing protein, whose protein sequence is MYMNRITSNPAVMMGKPVIDGTRITVENILDRLAAGESIEQVCEALPRVQLDDVRAALDFASGLDPYQRDGSRSWAQLAQYMNGKEIRL